A genome region from Nitrospira sp. includes the following:
- a CDS encoding flagellar basal body L-ring protein FlgH, with product MSVFNRSLVRYRAIGSLWCGLALCLLIGCSASPSTKQQKVEMAKLPPPKTTGSLWQEENGRAYLYEDLRAMRIGDIITILIVEKHKGSKSADTNAERDSTISNGIGGTGMGYLGLPGIRLGGEAKRGFGVDASAKSKFGGKGATNREDTLTGTISAIVTEVLPNGDLRVEGRREVTVNSERQIMTIAGIVRRVDVNTKNTVQSSAIADAKIEYSGLGVVDDVQRPGWLVRILDWVYPF from the coding sequence GTGTCAGTTTTTAACCGCTCGCTTGTTCGATATCGCGCCATTGGGAGCCTCTGGTGTGGGCTTGCGTTGTGCCTGCTGATCGGCTGTTCGGCCTCACCCAGCACGAAACAACAAAAGGTGGAGATGGCCAAACTGCCTCCGCCCAAGACGACGGGGTCGTTGTGGCAGGAAGAGAATGGCCGAGCCTATCTCTATGAAGATCTTCGCGCCATGCGCATCGGCGACATCATTACGATTCTGATTGTGGAAAAGCACAAGGGGTCGAAAAGCGCCGACACGAACGCGGAGAGAGACTCCACTATTTCGAATGGAATCGGCGGGACCGGGATGGGGTATCTCGGCCTCCCCGGGATCCGTCTGGGCGGGGAAGCCAAACGCGGCTTCGGCGTTGATGCCAGCGCCAAGAGTAAGTTCGGCGGCAAAGGCGCGACGAATCGAGAGGACACGTTGACGGGCACCATTTCAGCCATCGTGACGGAAGTCTTGCCGAACGGTGACTTACGGGTCGAGGGGCGCCGTGAGGTGACCGTCAATTCGGAACGCCAGATCATGACCATCGCAGGCATCGTCAGGCGCGTGGATGTCAATACGAAGAACACCGTGCAGTCGAGCGCCATTGCCGACGCCAAGATCGAATACTCCGGCCTGGGAGTCGTCGACGATGTGCAGCGGCCGGGTTGGCTCGTCAGAATTCTTGATTGGGTCTATCCGTTTTGA
- a CDS encoding flagellar basal body P-ring protein FlgI, with amino-acid sequence MTRPRKQQRAMITQCFRLMLSSGVLRPASMDPDLLARPWTPPPPKPAPVPERQPQGMAWFRRTAVGMLAFLTITLFSASLAQAVRVKDVATIEGVRENQLIGYGLVVGLDRTGDQVIGGQFTIQAMMSMLNKMGINLVIDPIQLLTRNIASVMVTAKLPPFVKPGMTLDAIVSSMANAKSLQGGTLLSTPLKAPNQQVFAVAQGPVSIGGFLGGTGGAGGATVTKNHQAAGVVPAGAIVEKELVVDIENWDSVSVLLRHPDFTTAIRTAEVIDGTFGKGTAVPVNAGLVKTSLPASFHGRVVEYIATMEGLDVTVDVAAKVVVNERTGTVVLGEHVRLSTCAISHGNLTISVKNTLNVSQPPAPLIGSTQGQTTVTPDVQTEVSEQESRLIVVDQTVTLGEVVRALNAVGVTPRDLVAILSALRSAGALQANLEIV; translated from the coding sequence ATGACGAGGCCGCGCAAACAACAACGGGCGATGATTACGCAATGCTTCCGGCTGATGCTGTCAAGCGGGGTTCTGCGCCCGGCCTCGATGGATCCCGACCTCCTCGCACGTCCCTGGACACCTCCGCCGCCGAAACCGGCGCCTGTCCCTGAGAGACAGCCGCAGGGGATGGCCTGGTTTCGGCGAACCGCAGTGGGCATGTTGGCCTTCCTCACGATCACCCTGTTCTCGGCCTCATTGGCGCAGGCCGTTCGGGTCAAGGACGTCGCGACAATCGAAGGCGTGCGCGAAAACCAGTTGATCGGGTATGGACTCGTCGTCGGCCTCGACCGGACGGGCGATCAGGTCATCGGCGGACAGTTTACGATTCAAGCCATGATGTCCATGTTGAACAAGATGGGCATCAATCTCGTGATCGATCCCATTCAGTTGCTCACCCGCAATATTGCCTCGGTGATGGTGACGGCGAAACTTCCGCCGTTTGTGAAGCCAGGGATGACGCTGGACGCAATCGTCTCCTCAATGGCCAATGCGAAAAGTCTCCAGGGCGGCACGCTGTTGTCCACGCCGTTGAAGGCGCCGAATCAACAGGTGTTCGCCGTGGCTCAGGGGCCGGTCTCCATCGGTGGATTCTTAGGAGGTACCGGAGGCGCAGGCGGTGCGACCGTGACGAAGAACCATCAGGCAGCCGGGGTCGTTCCTGCCGGCGCCATTGTGGAAAAAGAATTGGTCGTGGATATCGAAAACTGGGACTCCGTGTCTGTGCTGCTGCGCCATCCGGACTTCACCACGGCCATTCGAACGGCGGAAGTGATCGACGGGACGTTTGGGAAGGGCACGGCCGTACCGGTGAATGCAGGCCTCGTCAAAACGTCGCTTCCCGCGAGCTTTCACGGACGAGTCGTGGAATATATCGCGACCATGGAAGGGTTGGATGTGACCGTGGATGTCGCCGCCAAGGTGGTGGTGAACGAACGTACCGGCACGGTGGTCCTGGGTGAACATGTCCGACTCTCCACTTGCGCGATCTCTCACGGCAACCTGACGATTTCCGTCAAGAATACGCTCAACGTCTCGCAGCCGCCGGCTCCGCTGATCGGGTCGACCCAAGGGCAAACGACGGTTACTCCAGACGTGCAGACGGAAGTCAGCGAACAGGAGTCACGACTGATCGTCGTCGATCAAACCGTGACGCTGGGAGAAGTGGTGCGGGCATTAAACGCCGTGGGCGTCACACCGCGAGATCTTGTGGCCATTTTGTCGGCCCTCCGATCGGCCGGCGCACTTCAAGCGAATCTTGAGATTGTCTAG
- a CDS encoding rod-binding protein, whose translation MEIKTLISGQLDLAQMAAPQPLGFRSPVDQAETGEKARAGLHKAGQEFEAYFISYLIKSMRETVPKGLLDRKEEQVWYSFYDQEIAKLSTEAGGIGISAFVDAYAEKLT comes from the coding sequence ATGGAAATAAAAACGCTTATATCCGGTCAACTTGATTTAGCCCAGATGGCAGCTCCCCAGCCGTTGGGATTTCGTAGTCCGGTGGACCAGGCTGAGACAGGGGAGAAGGCTCGCGCAGGGCTTCATAAGGCCGGGCAGGAGTTTGAAGCGTACTTTATCTCCTATCTTATTAAAAGTATGAGAGAAACGGTCCCGAAAGGGCTGCTGGATCGAAAGGAGGAGCAGGTGTGGTACTCCTTCTATGATCAAGAAATAGCCAAATTATCCACCGAGGCAGGGGGAATCGGAATTTCAGCTTTCGTTGATGCCTATGCCGAAAAACTTACCTGA
- the flgM gene encoding flagellar biosynthesis anti-sigma factor FlgM — translation MEISNNGRAADLAKILLGVQETERPHGKNAPSQGTQPQDRVQISEQAKELQRLLAAAEQPDAERDVRVGQIRESVEGGTYNVDGKKVADAIIRNVLTDAVL, via the coding sequence ATGGAGATCTCAAATAACGGCAGGGCCGCAGATCTCGCGAAAATCTTGTTGGGAGTGCAGGAAACGGAGCGGCCACACGGCAAGAATGCTCCGTCTCAAGGGACGCAGCCCCAAGACCGCGTTCAGATTTCAGAGCAGGCCAAGGAACTTCAGCGTCTGCTGGCTGCGGCGGAACAACCGGATGCGGAACGTGATGTTCGAGTCGGTCAGATTCGCGAGTCCGTCGAAGGGGGCACCTACAACGTGGACGGCAAGAAGGTGGCAGATGCCATCATTCGGAACGTTCTGACGGATGCGGTCCTCTAG